One stretch of Clavibacter michiganensis DNA includes these proteins:
- a CDS encoding SGNH/GDSL hydrolase family protein: MTQPHPWRRYVALGDSFTEGIGDPEPGSPGGHRGWADRVAEVLADQVDGFSYANLAIRGRLLGQIADEQVEPALALHPDLVSLSAGGNDILRPGADPDRLAERLDAMVARLSSEGATVVLFTGTDVKFSPVFGRLRGKVAIYNEDIRAVAARHDCIVADQWSLTEIQDPRMWDVDRLHLAPLGHHTVARMVLQALAVENDLEPLKPEPLPPRTWSQARAGDIDWARSYFVPWVLRRLRHQSSGDGRTAKRPDASPWTRVDAGS, encoded by the coding sequence ATGACCCAGCCCCACCCCTGGCGCCGCTACGTCGCCCTCGGCGACTCCTTCACGGAGGGCATCGGCGATCCCGAGCCGGGGAGCCCCGGCGGGCACCGCGGCTGGGCCGACCGGGTGGCGGAGGTGCTGGCCGACCAGGTCGACGGCTTCTCCTACGCCAACCTCGCGATCCGCGGCCGTCTCCTCGGGCAGATCGCGGACGAGCAGGTCGAGCCCGCGCTCGCGCTGCACCCCGACCTCGTCTCGCTCTCGGCGGGCGGCAACGACATCCTCCGGCCCGGCGCCGATCCCGACCGCCTGGCGGAGCGCCTCGACGCCATGGTCGCCCGGCTCTCCTCCGAGGGCGCGACCGTGGTGCTCTTCACGGGCACGGACGTCAAGTTCTCCCCCGTGTTCGGGCGCCTCCGCGGCAAGGTCGCGATCTACAACGAGGACATCCGCGCGGTCGCCGCCCGGCACGACTGCATCGTGGCCGACCAGTGGTCGCTCACCGAGATCCAGGATCCGCGCATGTGGGACGTCGACCGGCTGCACCTCGCGCCGCTCGGGCACCACACCGTCGCACGCATGGTGCTGCAGGCGCTCGCCGTGGAGAACGACCTCGAGCCCCTCAAGCCCGAGCCGCTGCCGCCGCGCACCTGGAGCCAGGCGCGCGCGGGCGACATCGACTGGGCGCGCTCGTACTTCGTGCCGTGGGTGCTGCGACGCCTCCGCCACCAGTCCTCGGGCGACGGGCGGACGGCCAAGCGGCCGGACGCGTCGCCGTGGACGCGGGTCGACGCCGGGAGCTGA
- a CDS encoding VOC family protein, whose protein sequence is MPDLLSADTTMGPVTLLVGDLDRMTAYYRDAVGLEQLDEGTESATLGRGGVPAVVLEPARGLDLPSPGNAGLFHTAVLFDEPAALARSVASLARRAPGTFTGSADHLVSRAFYFTDPEGNGVELYTDRPRDEWTWQDGRVVMDSLRLDPNAFLRDELAPVGDAASEAAGIGHVHLQVGDTETAGAFYVDTLGFELVAGWHGSAIFVSAGGYHHHMAMNTWNSRGAGRRPATLGLGTVRIEVPTRDEVEAVDARLRAAGVATRDDGRALAFEDPWGNALVLSAA, encoded by the coding sequence ATGCCCGACCTGCTCTCCGCCGACACGACCATGGGTCCCGTGACCCTGCTGGTCGGCGACCTCGACCGGATGACCGCCTACTACCGCGACGCCGTCGGCCTCGAGCAGCTGGACGAGGGGACGGAGTCCGCGACGCTCGGGCGCGGGGGAGTGCCCGCGGTGGTCCTCGAGCCCGCACGCGGACTCGACCTCCCGAGCCCCGGGAACGCCGGCCTCTTCCACACGGCCGTGCTCTTCGACGAGCCCGCCGCGCTCGCTCGCTCCGTGGCCTCGCTCGCGCGGCGCGCGCCCGGCACCTTCACCGGCAGCGCCGACCACCTCGTGAGCCGCGCGTTCTACTTCACCGACCCCGAGGGCAACGGCGTGGAGCTCTACACCGACCGCCCGCGCGACGAGTGGACCTGGCAGGACGGGCGGGTCGTCATGGACAGCCTGCGGCTCGACCCGAACGCGTTCCTCCGCGACGAGCTCGCGCCGGTCGGCGACGCGGCCTCCGAGGCGGCGGGCATCGGGCACGTGCACCTCCAGGTGGGCGACACGGAGACCGCGGGAGCGTTCTACGTCGACACGCTCGGCTTCGAGCTCGTCGCGGGATGGCACGGATCCGCGATCTTCGTGTCCGCGGGCGGCTACCACCACCACATGGCCATGAACACGTGGAACAGCCGCGGCGCCGGCCGCCGTCCCGCGACGCTCGGGCTCGGCACCGTGCGCATCGAGGTGCCCACGCGCGACGAGGTCGAGGCGGTCGACGCGCGCCTCCGGGCCGCGGGAGTCGCCACGCGCGACGACGGCCGTGCTCTCGCCTTCGAGGATCCCTGGGGCAACGCGCTGGTGCTGTCGGCCGCCTGA
- a CDS encoding D-alanyl-D-alanine carboxypeptidase family protein, with translation MSRTRRLTLAGVAAALLVSAGVYVPVTLTADPPAAVAQVDAPSPVVNVPTPETWPAAGVSAVGAVGFDGVLATNDQDPTPRPMASITKTVTALVVLKAKPLAPGEDGPQVTFTAEDEALRGEILKQDGIVEPAVPGTSLSQRDLLEGALLASANNYAAALGVWAYGSNDAFVAAANAWLAEQGLTGTHVADAMGLSPETVSTTSDLVRIGEMVLADPVLSGIVDQRSADVAGVGNVENRNMLAGVPGFRGIKTGTLEQAGKCLLWAVDTKVGDRDVTLVGVTLGAQDHAELARQVTALLPTVAANLHVVQVATAGEPFADYTTAWGATAQAVATEDESLLVWGDTPVTTAVEASGSGEAAAGTEVGAATVTAGQQTVRVPLALDRAIPGPDGWWRLGNPGELLG, from the coding sequence GTGAGCCGCACCCGCCGCCTCACGCTGGCCGGCGTCGCCGCGGCGCTCCTGGTCTCGGCGGGCGTGTACGTCCCCGTCACCCTCACGGCGGATCCGCCGGCCGCGGTCGCGCAGGTCGACGCCCCGTCGCCCGTCGTCAACGTCCCGACGCCCGAGACGTGGCCGGCCGCGGGCGTGTCCGCCGTCGGCGCAGTCGGGTTCGACGGCGTCCTCGCGACGAACGACCAGGATCCGACGCCCCGGCCGATGGCGAGCATCACCAAGACCGTGACGGCCCTCGTCGTGCTGAAGGCGAAGCCGCTCGCGCCCGGGGAGGACGGGCCGCAGGTCACCTTCACGGCCGAGGACGAGGCGCTCCGCGGCGAGATCCTCAAGCAGGACGGCATCGTCGAGCCCGCGGTGCCGGGCACGAGCCTCTCGCAGCGCGACCTCCTGGAGGGCGCGCTGCTCGCCAGCGCCAACAACTACGCCGCGGCGCTCGGGGTGTGGGCGTACGGCTCGAACGACGCCTTCGTCGCGGCCGCGAACGCCTGGCTCGCGGAGCAGGGGCTGACCGGCACGCACGTCGCCGACGCGATGGGGCTCTCGCCCGAGACCGTGAGCACGACGTCCGACCTCGTCCGCATCGGCGAGATGGTGCTCGCCGACCCGGTCCTCTCGGGCATCGTCGACCAGCGCAGCGCCGACGTGGCGGGCGTGGGGAACGTGGAGAACCGCAACATGCTCGCGGGCGTGCCCGGATTCCGCGGCATCAAGACGGGCACGCTGGAGCAGGCCGGCAAGTGCCTGCTCTGGGCGGTGGACACGAAGGTGGGCGACCGCGACGTGACGCTCGTCGGCGTGACGCTCGGGGCGCAGGACCACGCCGAGCTGGCCCGCCAGGTGACCGCGCTGCTGCCGACGGTCGCGGCGAACCTGCACGTCGTGCAGGTGGCGACGGCGGGGGAGCCGTTCGCCGACTACACGACCGCGTGGGGCGCGACCGCGCAGGCCGTCGCCACCGAGGACGAGTCGCTGCTCGTCTGGGGCGACACGCCCGTCACCACGGCCGTCGAGGCGTCCGGATCCGGGGAGGCCGCCGCCGGCACCGAGGTCGGCGCGGCCACGGTCACGGCCGGGCAGCAGACCGTGCGGGTGCCGCTGGCGCTCGACCGCGCGATCCCGGGGCCCGACGGCTGGTGGCGGCTCGGCAACCCGGGCGAGCTGCTCGGCTGA
- a CDS encoding glycosyltransferase family 4 protein, translated as MRLVFDCRYTRIGRHDGISRYGAELVARLGARFDVTMLISDHRQLALLPDLPWQLVSSPTGPREPWVARRVSRMRPDVVYSPMQTMGSRGRTYPLVLTLHDLIYYRHRRPPRDLPAPVRALWRAFHLAWWPQRLLLDRADAIVTVSETTRGLIRAHRLTTRPVVVVPNAAELAPAPDGRPDGPRDAPAERTIVYMGSYMPYKNVETLVRAADDLPDHELHLMSRVGPAERERLEAIADGARLVFRDGASDDEYAGTLRRATALLTASRDEGFGIPVIEAMSVGLPVVVSDIPIFREIGGDAAVYVDSDDAEGFAAAVRALEDPDEWRRRSAACIARAAEYDWDRSARELGDLLEQVARTGRREA; from the coding sequence GTGAGGCTCGTCTTCGACTGCAGGTACACGCGCATCGGCCGGCACGACGGGATCAGCCGCTACGGCGCCGAGCTCGTCGCCCGGCTCGGCGCGCGCTTCGACGTGACCATGCTCATCAGCGACCACCGTCAGCTCGCGCTGCTGCCCGACCTGCCGTGGCAGCTGGTCAGCTCGCCGACCGGGCCCCGCGAGCCCTGGGTCGCGCGTCGCGTCTCGCGCATGCGACCCGACGTGGTCTACAGCCCCATGCAGACCATGGGATCGCGCGGACGCACGTACCCGCTCGTGCTCACGCTCCACGACCTCATCTACTACCGGCACCGGCGACCTCCGCGCGACCTGCCCGCGCCCGTGCGCGCCCTCTGGCGGGCCTTCCACCTCGCGTGGTGGCCGCAGCGGCTGCTGCTCGACCGCGCCGACGCGATCGTGACGGTCAGCGAGACGACGCGCGGCCTCATCCGCGCGCACCGGCTGACCACGCGTCCCGTGGTCGTCGTGCCGAACGCCGCCGAGCTGGCGCCCGCGCCCGACGGCCGCCCGGACGGGCCGCGCGACGCGCCCGCCGAGCGCACCATCGTCTACATGGGCTCGTACATGCCCTACAAGAACGTCGAGACGCTCGTGCGCGCGGCCGACGACCTGCCCGACCACGAGCTGCACCTCATGAGCCGCGTCGGGCCGGCCGAGCGCGAGCGGCTGGAGGCGATCGCCGACGGCGCCCGGCTCGTGTTCCGCGACGGCGCCAGCGACGACGAGTACGCCGGGACGCTCCGGCGCGCGACCGCGTTGCTGACCGCCTCGCGCGACGAGGGCTTCGGCATCCCCGTGATCGAGGCCATGAGCGTCGGCCTGCCCGTGGTGGTGAGCGACATCCCGATCTTCCGGGAGATCGGGGGAGACGCGGCCGTGTACGTGGATTCGGACGACGCCGAGGGGTTCGCCGCGGCCGTGCGCGCGCTCGAGGACCCGGACGAGTGGCGGCGACGCTCCGCCGCGTGCATCGCGCGCGCGGCCGAGTACGACTGGGACCGGTCGGCCCGGGAGCTCGGCGACCTCCTCGAGCAGGTCGCGCGCACGGGGCGTCGTGAGGCCTGA
- a CDS encoding TrmH family RNA methyltransferase: MHIHRIEDLSSPGLEDYSRLTDVALRRVSEPAGGLYIAESTKVMGRALAAGHVPRSVLVQEQWLDDVAPLLDGFPDVPVFVGAAAVLERLTGYNLHRGALAAMHRPPLPAVADVLRDARRVVVLEDIVDHTNVGAIFRAVAGIGADAVLITPRCADPLYRRSVRVSMGTVLQVPWTRLPEWPEAAPLLHEAGFHLAALALEDDAVTLDAFAADPPERIALVLGTEGDGLSRHALRHADSTVVIPMLHGVDSLNVAAASAVALYALRVPA, translated from the coding sequence GTGCACATCCACCGCATCGAGGACCTCTCCTCGCCGGGCCTCGAGGACTACTCGCGTCTCACGGACGTGGCCCTCCGTCGCGTGAGCGAGCCCGCGGGCGGCCTCTACATCGCCGAGTCGACCAAGGTCATGGGCCGCGCGCTCGCCGCGGGGCACGTGCCGCGCTCGGTCCTCGTGCAGGAGCAGTGGCTCGACGACGTCGCGCCGCTCCTCGATGGCTTCCCCGACGTGCCCGTGTTCGTGGGCGCGGCCGCCGTGCTCGAGCGGCTCACGGGCTACAACCTGCATCGCGGGGCGCTCGCCGCCATGCACCGCCCGCCGCTGCCCGCGGTCGCCGACGTCCTGCGGGACGCGCGCCGGGTCGTCGTGCTGGAGGACATCGTCGACCACACGAACGTCGGGGCGATCTTCCGCGCCGTCGCGGGCATCGGCGCCGACGCCGTGCTCATCACCCCGCGCTGCGCCGACCCGCTCTACCGGAGGAGCGTGCGCGTCAGCATGGGCACAGTGCTGCAGGTGCCGTGGACGCGCCTCCCCGAGTGGCCGGAGGCCGCGCCGCTCCTGCACGAGGCCGGCTTCCACCTCGCGGCGCTCGCGCTGGAGGACGACGCGGTGACGCTCGACGCCTTCGCCGCGGACCCGCCCGAGCGGATCGCGCTCGTGCTCGGCACCGAGGGCGACGGCCTGAGCCGGCACGCGCTCCGCCACGCGGACTCGACGGTCGTGATCCCCATGCTGCACGGCGTCGACTCGCTCAACGTGGCCGCGGCGAGCGCCGTCGCCCTCTACGCGCTGCGGGTCCCCGCGTGA
- a CDS encoding histidine phosphatase family protein, with translation MTRIVLVRHGRTAWNVERRVQGSSDIPLDDTGRAQAATAGALLAAAVAGGAGWDAVHASPLSRAFETASIIAEHLALGGSPTTGPLPEPALAERRYGLAEGLTHSEIEARFPDNDVPGRETVESVTERAGAALLRLAERHPGGSIIAVSHGGVIAALARSLDASLGSRPGPMIENGSAHTFGVVDGELSLLRFGGIADLGAIVDLDPARRA, from the coding sequence ATGACGCGCATCGTGCTCGTGCGCCACGGCCGCACCGCGTGGAACGTGGAGCGGCGCGTGCAGGGTTCCAGCGACATCCCGCTCGACGACACCGGCCGCGCGCAGGCCGCCACCGCGGGCGCGCTGCTCGCCGCGGCGGTCGCCGGCGGCGCGGGCTGGGACGCGGTGCACGCGAGCCCGCTGAGCCGCGCCTTCGAGACGGCGTCGATCATCGCCGAGCACCTCGCGCTCGGCGGCAGCCCCACGACGGGTCCGCTTCCGGAGCCCGCGCTGGCGGAGCGCCGCTACGGCCTCGCGGAGGGGCTCACCCACTCCGAGATCGAGGCGCGCTTCCCGGACAACGACGTGCCCGGCCGCGAGACCGTGGAGTCCGTCACCGAGCGCGCGGGAGCCGCGCTCCTGCGCCTGGCGGAGCGGCACCCCGGCGGGTCGATCATCGCCGTGTCGCACGGCGGCGTCATCGCGGCGCTCGCCCGCAGCCTCGACGCGTCCCTCGGCAGCCGTCCGGGGCCCATGATCGAGAACGGCTCCGCCCACACGTTCGGCGTGGTCGACGGGGAGCTGTCGCTGCTGCGGTTCGGCGGCATCGCGGACCTCGGGGCGATCGTCGACCTGGATCCGGCGCGCCGGGCCTGA
- a CDS encoding Sir2 family NAD-dependent protein deacetylase produces the protein MSTALRDDPRPPAGSTIAEAVELMRGRRTAVLTGAGLSTDSGIPDYRGEGAPKRNPMTFQQFRSEGDDFRRRYWAGGHLGWKAFSSARPNDGHRALADLEAAGVVGGLVTQNVDGLHERAGSRRVVDLHGSLDRVLCLDCGQAYARSAIADRISAENPWLDQPDAVELNPDGDAQVHDVDRFRIPVCSVCGGMLKPDVVFFGELVPTERFRDAGAIVSDADVLLIAGSSLAVNSGIRLLEIARRSRMPIVILNRGTTKGDTRATVRLEGGTSEILRAIATELAS, from the coding sequence ATGAGCACCGCTCTCCGTGACGATCCCCGACCCCCCGCGGGGTCCACGATCGCCGAGGCGGTCGAGCTGATGCGCGGCCGCCGCACCGCCGTCCTCACGGGCGCCGGCCTCAGCACCGACTCGGGCATCCCCGACTACCGCGGCGAGGGCGCGCCGAAGCGCAACCCCATGACGTTCCAGCAGTTCCGCAGCGAGGGCGACGACTTCCGCCGCCGCTACTGGGCGGGCGGGCACCTCGGCTGGAAGGCCTTCAGCTCCGCGCGCCCCAACGACGGGCACCGGGCGCTCGCCGACCTCGAGGCCGCCGGCGTGGTGGGCGGTCTCGTCACGCAGAACGTCGACGGCCTGCACGAGCGCGCGGGATCACGTCGCGTCGTGGACCTGCACGGCTCGCTCGACCGCGTCCTCTGCCTCGACTGCGGCCAGGCCTACGCGCGCTCCGCGATCGCCGACCGCATTAGCGCCGAGAACCCGTGGCTCGACCAGCCCGACGCGGTCGAGCTCAACCCGGACGGCGACGCGCAGGTGCACGACGTCGACCGCTTCCGGATCCCCGTCTGCAGCGTCTGCGGCGGCATGCTCAAGCCCGACGTGGTGTTCTTCGGGGAGCTCGTGCCCACCGAGCGCTTCCGCGACGCGGGCGCCATCGTCTCGGACGCGGACGTGCTGCTCATCGCCGGGTCGTCCCTCGCGGTCAACTCCGGCATCCGCCTGCTCGAGATCGCCCGGAGGAGCCGCATGCCGATCGTGATCCTCAACCGCGGCACCACCAAGGGCGACACCCGCGCCACCGTGCGGCTGGAGGGCGGCACGAGCGAGATCCTCCGGGCGATCGCGACGGAGCTCGCGTCATGA
- a CDS encoding alpha/beta fold hydrolase, whose translation MTVPSPYAAQLDRIPVVRRTVDLLGSRTAWWEYGPADAAQTLVVVHGFRGDHHGLEPVVAQLPGVRILSPDLPGFGDSTPLVDVRHDIAGYSAWLRAFVEATGTRDATALGHSFGSIVVSAALADGLPSPRAILVNPIAAPALEGPRGILTRLAVLYYRAAALLPERAGFGLLRNRAIVRVMSEAMAKTRDRSLRRWINDQHDRFFSAFSDRRVVLEAFRASVSSDASTYAPRVAVPVLLVAAERDDITPVAAQHRLQRLFADARLEVIPRVGHLIHYETPREAAGAIRAFLDEGSAS comes from the coding sequence ATGACCGTCCCCTCGCCCTACGCCGCCCAGCTCGACCGCATCCCCGTGGTCCGCCGCACCGTCGACCTCCTCGGGAGCCGCACCGCCTGGTGGGAGTACGGGCCCGCCGACGCGGCGCAGACGCTCGTCGTCGTGCACGGGTTCCGCGGGGACCACCACGGGCTGGAGCCGGTCGTCGCGCAGCTGCCGGGCGTGCGGATCCTCTCGCCCGACCTGCCCGGCTTCGGCGACTCGACGCCGCTCGTCGACGTGCGGCACGACATCGCCGGGTACTCCGCGTGGCTCCGCGCGTTCGTGGAGGCGACCGGCACGCGCGACGCGACCGCGCTCGGCCACTCGTTCGGGTCGATCGTCGTCTCGGCAGCGCTCGCGGACGGCCTGCCCAGCCCGCGCGCGATCCTCGTGAACCCGATCGCGGCGCCCGCGCTCGAGGGGCCGCGGGGGATCCTCACCCGGCTCGCCGTGCTCTACTACCGCGCCGCCGCCCTGCTGCCCGAGCGCGCGGGCTTCGGCCTGCTGCGCAACCGCGCCATCGTGCGCGTGATGAGCGAGGCCATGGCGAAGACGCGCGACCGCTCGCTCCGCCGGTGGATCAACGACCAGCACGACCGCTTCTTCAGCGCGTTCAGCGACCGCCGCGTCGTGCTCGAGGCCTTCCGCGCGTCGGTCTCGTCGGATGCGAGCACGTACGCGCCGCGCGTCGCCGTGCCGGTGCTGCTCGTGGCGGCCGAGCGCGACGACATCACGCCCGTCGCCGCGCAGCACCGGCTGCAGCGGCTCTTCGCGGACGCGCGGCTCGAGGTGATCCCGCGGGTCGGGCACCTCATCCACTACGAGACGCCCCGGGAGGCGGCCGGTGCCATCCGGGCGTTCCTGGACGAGGGGAGCGCGTCGTGA
- a CDS encoding acyl-CoA dehydrogenase family protein — protein sequence MTPAAPADPLDPLAHLDDALLDRIRSRAPGYDARNAFFAEDLDELRDAGHLRLLVPHDLGGSGASLADAVRAQHLLAQAAPATALGVGMHLVWTAVARILAGHGDDSLRGVLEDAGRDELLAFAISEPGNDQALADALTRAEPDADGGYRFTGTKSTSSMAPAWTRLGLFGRDDTDPERPLLVHAFVPRDAPGLEIVPDWDTLGMRATQSHTVILRDVRAEPADVVRRREHGRRDDPFALAVLQAFELLIAAVYAGIGQRALDLAVASALRRTSRAAGGAALAADPGIRHLVAEAALAQDALLPQLTALADDVDRGVDHGDRWASLLVGAKVRSTRTAAEVVQRAVAVAGGGSLRTGDELGRLYRDVLAGGFHPSSDRQAAETIATTLLGPVPRSS from the coding sequence ATGACGCCCGCCGCCCCGGCCGACCCGCTCGATCCGCTCGCGCACCTCGACGACGCGCTCCTCGACCGGATCCGCTCCCGCGCCCCCGGGTACGACGCCCGCAACGCGTTCTTCGCCGAGGACCTCGACGAGCTCCGCGACGCCGGCCACCTCCGACTCCTCGTGCCGCACGACCTCGGGGGGTCAGGGGCCTCCCTCGCCGACGCCGTGCGCGCGCAGCACCTCCTCGCGCAGGCGGCGCCCGCGACGGCGCTCGGCGTGGGGATGCACCTCGTCTGGACGGCCGTCGCCCGGATCCTCGCCGGCCACGGCGACGACTCCCTCCGCGGCGTGCTCGAGGACGCGGGCCGCGACGAGCTGCTGGCGTTCGCGATCAGCGAGCCCGGCAACGACCAGGCGCTCGCCGACGCGCTCACCCGGGCCGAGCCCGACGCCGACGGCGGGTACCGGTTCACGGGGACCAAGTCGACGTCGAGCATGGCGCCCGCCTGGACCCGGCTCGGGCTCTTCGGGCGCGACGACACGGATCCGGAGCGGCCGCTCCTCGTGCACGCCTTCGTGCCGCGCGACGCGCCCGGCCTCGAGATCGTGCCCGACTGGGACACGCTCGGCATGCGGGCGACGCAGAGCCACACGGTGATCCTCCGCGACGTGCGCGCGGAGCCCGCCGACGTGGTCCGCCGCCGCGAGCACGGCCGTCGCGACGACCCGTTCGCGCTCGCCGTCCTGCAGGCGTTCGAGCTGCTCATCGCCGCCGTCTACGCCGGGATCGGGCAGCGCGCGCTCGACCTCGCCGTCGCGTCCGCGCTCCGCCGCACCTCGCGCGCGGCCGGCGGCGCCGCGCTCGCCGCGGACCCCGGGATCCGCCACCTCGTCGCCGAGGCCGCGCTCGCGCAGGACGCGCTCCTCCCGCAGCTCACGGCGCTCGCGGACGACGTCGACCGCGGCGTCGACCACGGCGACCGCTGGGCGTCCCTCCTCGTCGGCGCCAAGGTCCGGTCGACGCGCACGGCGGCCGAGGTCGTGCAGCGGGCGGTCGCCGTCGCGGGCGGGGGATCCCTCCGCACGGGCGACGAGCTCGGCCGCCTGTACCGCGACGTGCTCGCCGGCGGCTTCCACCCGTCGAGCGACCGGCAGGCCGCGGAGACCATCGCGACCACTCTGCTCGGTCCGGTGCCGCGCTCGTCCTGA